A window from Planctomycetia bacterium encodes these proteins:
- the pyrH gene encoding UMP kinase: MPQAVEGRRRVVLKLSGESFCHAGERGISMDVVMHTARQIAQARSTGAEIAIVTGGGNILRGAQFKSTAGDSITEATALQMGMLATVINGLALQDALESLKCQVRLMTAIKMEPFAEPYIRRRAKRHLEKGRVVVIACGTGNPFVTTDTAAAQRALEVEADVLLKATKVEGVYSDDPEKNPHAFLYSELTYSAILEQKLRVMDPTAVTQCMEHEMPIVVFNYRKEGNIERAVRGDLIGTTISSRAVVRT; encoded by the coding sequence ATGCCCCAGGCCGTCGAAGGTCGTCGTCGGGTCGTGTTGAAACTGTCGGGCGAAAGCTTTTGCCACGCCGGCGAACGCGGCATCAGCATGGACGTCGTCATGCACACGGCTCGGCAGATCGCGCAGGCGCGCAGCACGGGCGCCGAGATCGCGATCGTTACGGGGGGCGGCAATATCTTGCGCGGCGCGCAGTTCAAGAGCACGGCCGGCGACAGCATCACCGAGGCGACGGCCCTTCAGATGGGCATGCTCGCCACGGTGATCAACGGTCTCGCTCTGCAAGACGCGCTCGAATCGCTCAAGTGCCAAGTGCGGCTCATGACGGCGATCAAGATGGAGCCGTTCGCGGAGCCGTATATTCGCCGACGTGCGAAGCGCCATCTGGAAAAGGGGCGCGTCGTCGTCATCGCTTGCGGCACCGGCAACCCGTTCGTCACGACCGACACCGCCGCGGCGCAGCGGGCATTGGAAGTCGAGGCCGACGTGCTGCTCAAGGCGACGAAGGTCGAAGGCGTGTATAGCGACGACCCGGAAAAGAATCCGCACGCGTTTCTGTATAGCGAACTCACCTACTCGGCGATTCTCGAGCAGAAGCTGCGGGTGATGGACCCGACCGCGGTGACGCAATGCATGGAACACGAAATGCCGATCGTCGTGTTCAACTACCGCAAGGAAGGGAACATCGAACGGGCCGTGCGCGGAGACCTGATCGGCACGACGATCAGCAGCCGGGCCGTCGTCCGGACGTAG
- the tsf gene encoding translation elongation factor Ts, protein MAEISAAAVKALREETGQPMMECKAALTEAGGDKDKAVQILRDKGKKTQETRLGRDTEFGRIGLYCDANGGALVELMCESAPVAGGPDVKQFAEDIAKAIATNPAVATVDDVLKLKSPSHPQTLGDQKDDLFTRLREVFRIGRFSKFSGTVVGYVHATGDLGSLVEFEGSDAAIAKDIAMHIVAASPIAASKEELDPAAVAKEREYLTDQARKEGKPDSIITKMIEGRMKNFYSARVLTEQPFIKDPETTVDAYLKKNGTKVKRFVNWKLGKE, encoded by the coding sequence ATGGCGGAGATTTCTGCGGCGGCGGTGAAGGCCTTGCGCGAAGAGACCGGTCAGCCGATGATGGAGTGCAAGGCCGCGCTCACGGAAGCCGGCGGCGATAAGGATAAGGCGGTGCAAATTCTCCGCGACAAGGGGAAGAAGACGCAGGAAACGCGTCTCGGCCGTGATACCGAATTCGGTCGGATCGGCCTCTACTGCGATGCCAACGGCGGCGCGCTGGTCGAACTGATGTGCGAAAGCGCTCCCGTGGCCGGCGGCCCGGACGTGAAGCAATTCGCGGAAGACATCGCCAAAGCGATCGCGACGAACCCTGCGGTTGCGACCGTCGACGATGTGTTGAAGCTGAAGAGCCCGAGCCATCCGCAAACGCTCGGCGATCAGAAGGACGACCTGTTCACGCGCCTGCGCGAAGTGTTCCGCATCGGTCGGTTCTCGAAGTTCTCGGGCACCGTCGTCGGCTACGTTCACGCGACCGGCGATCTCGGCTCGCTCGTCGAGTTCGAAGGTTCCGATGCCGCGATCGCGAAAGACATTGCGATGCACATCGTGGCTGCGAGCCCGATCGCCGCTTCGAAGGAAGAACTCGACCCGGCCGCGGTCGCCAAGGAGCGCGAGTACCTCACCGATCAGGCCCGCAAGGAAGGGAAGCCCGACAGCATCATCACGAAGATGATCGAAGGTCGGATGAAGAACTTCTATTCGGCGCGCGTTCTCACCGAGCAGCCGTTTATCAAAGATCCCGAGACGACGGTCGACGCCTACTTGAAGAAGAACGGCACGAAGGTCAAGCGTTTCGTGAATTGGAAACTCGGCAAGGAGTAG
- the rpsB gene encoding 30S ribosomal protein S2 — MCVSELVKQLIEAGVHFGHRASRWNPKMRPYIYGRRNLIHIIDVRETIRGLIRARKYLTQVAAQGSLIQFVGTKRQAAETVEREGLRCGMPYVNDRWLGGTLTNFRTIRSRLARLEELESLKNSEAFNSYSKKMQSALNREYRKMFRNLNGMRTMTRLPECMVIIDPKKEKNAVMEARKMGVVTVALIDTDSDPDLVDLPIPGNDDSIRSIELVVNQLASAVVEGKANAVELSNSGAGPGARAYVMPEGANKD; from the coding sequence ATGTGTGTGTCTGAACTCGTGAAGCAATTGATCGAAGCCGGTGTGCATTTCGGCCACCGCGCGAGCCGCTGGAATCCGAAGATGCGTCCGTATATCTACGGCCGCCGCAACCTGATCCATATCATCGACGTCCGCGAAACCATCCGCGGTCTGATCCGGGCCCGCAAGTATCTGACGCAAGTGGCCGCTCAAGGGAGCCTGATCCAATTCGTCGGCACGAAGCGCCAAGCGGCCGAGACGGTCGAGCGCGAAGGCCTGCGCTGCGGCATGCCGTATGTGAACGATCGTTGGCTGGGGGGCACCCTCACCAACTTCCGCACCATTCGCAGCCGGCTCGCTCGCCTCGAAGAGCTTGAATCGCTCAAGAACAGCGAAGCGTTCAACAGCTACTCGAAGAAGATGCAATCGGCGTTGAACCGTGAATATCGCAAGATGTTCCGCAACCTCAACGGCATGCGCACGATGACCCGCCTGCCGGAGTGCATGGTGATCATCGACCCGAAAAAGGAAAAGAACGCGGTGATGGAAGCCCGGAAGATGGGCGTCGTGACCGTCGCGTTGATCGATACCGACAGCGATCCGGACTTGGTCGACTTGCCGATTCCGGGCAACGACGACAGCATCCGTTCGATCGAGCTGGTCGTGAACCAATTGGCGAGCGCCGTGGTCGAAGGGAAGGCCAACGCGGTCGAGCTTTCGAACTCGGGTGCCGGACCAGGCGCGCGGGCCTACGTCATGCCGGAAGGTGCGAACAAGGACTAA